The Coffea arabica cultivar ET-39 chromosome 8e, Coffea Arabica ET-39 HiFi, whole genome shotgun sequence genome window below encodes:
- the LOC113702728 gene encoding F-box protein SKIP31 isoform X1, which translates to MAPLDDEDESLARFLESEVLSEFSDQEDEKREEKLEEEDDDGVVKRMLVVEDDYSDEVEEESDAIRKLIEEDDISEEVEMRKEEEENEEEEEKQVNKMLIEEGGISCEDDEKEGEEREVKKRRIEEVDNHNEGQSMILSSCQFLSANELVAASLPSKKIGTATDVNNSGSSSESRPVPWRVETGDLSKVPPELFRHILKFLSSEDLVACSLVCRFLNLAASDESLWRRLYWMRWGLLPPKKLREFAWKKLYIQRDEEDMVELVRNCPSEFKEYYIQMQAAKRSQAPLPSQVLDDQIIIDKTVTDQVSTWKSSRGLTDKVVVNHACSGETCTYYQIGDVFVCEKTGNVHVCDDTCKEVVADPANELLVCTISGRCFDRLLSPSEMEPDAELQQGGVTDEAEPFWGSGRFARAYQLGYNCADEKELEATLRFC; encoded by the exons ATGGCTCCTTTAGACGACGAAGATGAAAGCCTTGCTCGCTTCCTCGAATCGGAAGTCCTCTCCGAATTCTCCGATCAG GAGGATGAAAAGAGGGAAGAGAAGCTTGAGGAAGAGGATGATGATGGAGTTGTAAAGAGAATGCTGGTTGTGGAGGATGACTATAGTGATGAGGTAGAAGAGGAGAGTGATGCAATAAGAAAGCTAATTGAGGAGGATGACATTAGTGAAGAGGTGGAGATgaggaaggaggaggaggagaatgaggaggaggaggagaagcaAGTAAACAAAATGCTCATTGAGGAGGGTGGTATTAGTTGTGAGGATGACGAAAAGgagggagaagaaagagaagtaaAGAAAAGGAGAATAGAGGAAGTTGATAATCATAATGAGGGGCAGTCCATGATATTGTCATCATGCCAATTTTTGTCAGCAAATGAATTGGTAGCTGCATCGTTGCCTTCTAAGAAGATTGGAACTGCTACAGATGTCAATAATAGTGGAAGTAGTAGTGAGAGCAGACCGGTGCCTTGGAGGGTGGAGACAGGGGATTTGAGTAAAGTTCCTCCTGAGTTGTTCCGTCACATTCTTAAGTTTCTCTCCTCCGAG GATCTTGTTGCATGTTCTTTGGTGTGTAGATTCCTCAATCTTGCTGCTTCTGATGAGTCCTTGTGGCGCCGCCT GTATTGGATGCGGTGGGGTCTTTTGCCACCCAAGAAGTTGCGAGAATTTGCCTGGAAAAAGCTTTACATTCAG AGAGATGAAGAGGACATGGTAGAGTTAGTTAGGAACTGCCCATCTGAATTTAAAGAGTATTACATACAAATGCAGGCAGCGAAAAGAAGCCAAGCACCTCTTCCTTCTCAG GTGCTTGATGATCAGATAATTATTGACAAGACTGTCACTGATCAAGTTTCTACATGGAAGAGTAGTAGAGGCCTGACTGATAAGGTGGTTGTAAATCATGCTTGCTCTGGGGAAACATGTACCTATTATCAAATTGGAGATGTTTTTGTTTGTGAGAAGACTGGAAATGTACATG TGTGTGACGATACTTGCAAAGAAGTTGTTGCTGATCCTGCAAATGAGCTTCTTGTTTGTACCATTTCTGGCCGATGTTTTGACAGATTACTCTCTCCATCTGAAATGGAACCAGATGCT GAACTGCAACAAGGTGGTGTGACAGATGAAGCAGAGCCATTTTGGGGGTCTGGGCGATTTG CTCGGGCTTACCAACTGGGATATAATTGTGCTGATGAGAAGGAACTAGAAGCTACTTTGAGGTTTTGCTGA
- the LOC113702728 gene encoding uncharacterized protein isoform X2, translating into MAPLDDEDESLARFLESEVLSEFSDQEDEKREEKLEEEDDDGVVKRMLVVEDDYSDEVEEESDAIRKLIEEDDISEEVEMRKEEEENEEEEEKQVNKMLIEEGGISCEDDEKEGEEREVKKRRIEEVDNHNEGQSMILSSCQFLSANELVAASLPSKKIGTATDVNNSGSSSESRPVPWRVETGDLSKVPPELFRHILKFLSSEDLVACSLVCRFLNLAASDESLWRRLYWMRWGLLPPKKLREFAWKKLYIQRDEEDMVELVRNCPSEFKEYYIQMQAAKRSQAPLPSQVLDDQIIIDKTVTDQVSTWKSSRGLTDKVVVNHACSGETCTYYQIGDVFVCEKTGNVHDFYAIMQCVTILAKKLLLILQMSFLFVPFLADVLTDYSLHLKWNQMLNCNKVV; encoded by the exons ATGGCTCCTTTAGACGACGAAGATGAAAGCCTTGCTCGCTTCCTCGAATCGGAAGTCCTCTCCGAATTCTCCGATCAG GAGGATGAAAAGAGGGAAGAGAAGCTTGAGGAAGAGGATGATGATGGAGTTGTAAAGAGAATGCTGGTTGTGGAGGATGACTATAGTGATGAGGTAGAAGAGGAGAGTGATGCAATAAGAAAGCTAATTGAGGAGGATGACATTAGTGAAGAGGTGGAGATgaggaaggaggaggaggagaatgaggaggaggaggagaagcaAGTAAACAAAATGCTCATTGAGGAGGGTGGTATTAGTTGTGAGGATGACGAAAAGgagggagaagaaagagaagtaaAGAAAAGGAGAATAGAGGAAGTTGATAATCATAATGAGGGGCAGTCCATGATATTGTCATCATGCCAATTTTTGTCAGCAAATGAATTGGTAGCTGCATCGTTGCCTTCTAAGAAGATTGGAACTGCTACAGATGTCAATAATAGTGGAAGTAGTAGTGAGAGCAGACCGGTGCCTTGGAGGGTGGAGACAGGGGATTTGAGTAAAGTTCCTCCTGAGTTGTTCCGTCACATTCTTAAGTTTCTCTCCTCCGAG GATCTTGTTGCATGTTCTTTGGTGTGTAGATTCCTCAATCTTGCTGCTTCTGATGAGTCCTTGTGGCGCCGCCT GTATTGGATGCGGTGGGGTCTTTTGCCACCCAAGAAGTTGCGAGAATTTGCCTGGAAAAAGCTTTACATTCAG AGAGATGAAGAGGACATGGTAGAGTTAGTTAGGAACTGCCCATCTGAATTTAAAGAGTATTACATACAAATGCAGGCAGCGAAAAGAAGCCAAGCACCTCTTCCTTCTCAG GTGCTTGATGATCAGATAATTATTGACAAGACTGTCACTGATCAAGTTTCTACATGGAAGAGTAGTAGAGGCCTGACTGATAAGGTGGTTGTAAATCATGCTTGCTCTGGGGAAACATGTACCTATTATCAAATTGGAGATGTTTTTGTTTGTGAGAAGACTGGAAATGTACATG ATTTTTATGCGATTATGCAGTGTGTGACGATACTTGCAAAGAAGTTGTTGCTGATCCTGCAAATGAGCTTCTTGTTTGTACCATTTCTGGCCGATGTTTTGACAGATTACTCTCTCCATCTGAAATGGAACCAGATGCT GAACTGCAACAAGGTGGTGTGA
- the LOC113704488 gene encoding nudix hydrolase 3-like isoform X1 has protein sequence MAAAGAEDAVLKQEEYLDVLTKTREKTGISKPRFCYLHRGDVHRDGDYHGAVHVWIYSESTHELLLQQRADCKDSWPGLWDISSAGHISAGDSSLFSAMRELHEELGILLPKDAFELIFVFLQECVINGGTFINNEFNDVYVVTTLDPIPLEAFTLQESEVSAVKYLSVEEYRDLLAKEDPDYVPYDVNGGYHQVFEIISERYRENLESRSLTLEKQLSRYAQISLSAELTGLTSADKEALALLIKAAAIMDDIFCLQVWYSNPSLRNWLKEHANKSQLDKLKWNYYQVNKSPWSCLDENKAFLTTADSAIKLLPEATKPVAGWKGLQYRTAFPVVKPPGANFYPPDMDKKEFELWKNSLSEDQKKEAIGFFNVIKWHSEIFLDKAESLDVVVGTNYAHDLYIVPYSKEYKSLLGKAADLLQKAGDLASSPTLKRLLHGKADAFLSNDYYDSDIAWMELDSKLDVTIGPYETYEDGLFGYKATFEAFIGVRDDKATEQVKLFGDQLQFLEKNLPMDDVYKSEDVIAAPIRVIQLLYNSGDVKGPQTVAFNLPNDERIVNDRGTSMVMLKNVSEAKFKLILQPIADVCISKEQREFVDFDSFFTHTICHECCHGIGPHTIKLPNGKQSTVRLELQELHSALEEAKADIVGLWALKFLIDKELLPKSLVKSMYVSFLAGCFRSVRFGLGEAHGKGQALQFNYLFENGAIVLHPDETFSVNFDKVEGVVESLSREILTIQARGDKNMARIILQKYSVMTQPLKDALRKLELVQVPVDIIPEFPIADEILQKFTED, from the exons atggCTGCAGCAGGAGCAGAAGATGCGGTACTCAAACAAGAAGAGTACCTTGATGTCCTCACTAAAACTCGTGAGAAAACTGGCATTTCAAAACCCAG GTTTTGTTACTTGCATAGGGGAGATGTTCATAGAGACGGGGACTACCATGGAGCTGTTCATGTGTGGATATATTCCGAGAGTACTCATGAATTACTTCTTCAACAACGTGCTGACTGTAAGGATTCATGGCCTGGGTTGTGGGATATATCTAGTGCTGGTCATATATCTGCTGGCGATTCTTCCCTATTCTCAGCAAT GAGGGAGCTTCATGAAGAGCTTGGGATACTACTTCCAAAGGACGCCTTTGAattgatttttgttttccttcaagAGTG TGTGATAAATGGTGGTACATTCATTAACAACGAATTTAATGATGTATATGTGGTTACGACATTGGATCCAATTCCTTTGGAGGCTTTTACTCTTCAG GAATCAGAAGTTTCAGCTGTGAAATATCTCTCTGTGGAGGAATACAGAGATTTGCTTGCTAAAGAAGACCCTGACTATGTGCCATATGATGTAAATGGTGGATATCATCAAGTCTTTGAAATAATTAGTGAAAG GTACAGAGAAAATCTGGAATCTCGGAGTTTGACACTAGAAAAGCAGCTCAGTCGTTATGCTCAGATCTCCCTCAGTGCAGAG TTGACGGGCCTTACAAGTGCAGATAAAGAAGCTCTAGCATTACTGATTAAGGCTGCAGCCATCATGGATGACATTTTTTGTCTTCAG GTTTGGTACAGCAACCCATCCTTGAGAAATTGGCTAAAGGAACACGCTAACAAAAGTCAGTTGGACAAGTTGAAGTGGAATTATTATCAAGTTAATAAATCTCCATG GTCTTGTCTTGATGAAAATAAGGCATTTTTGACAACTGCCGACTCTGCTATTAAGCTGCTTCCTGAAGCTACAAAGCCAGTAGCAGGGTGGAAAGGCCTCCAGTATAGAACAGCATTTCCTGTTGTGAAACCACCTGGTGCAAATTTCTACCCCCCAGATATGGACAAAAAG GAATTTGAATTGTGGAAGAACAGTCTCTCAGAGGATCAGAAAAAGGAAGCAATTGGCTTTTTCAATGTTATAAAATGGCATAGTGAAATTTTTCTGGATAAAGCTGAGTCTCTTGATGTAGTGGTTGGCACCAATTATGCTCATGATCTTTATATTGTCCCTTACTCCAAAGAGTACAAGTCCTTGCTTGGAAAAGCTGCTGACCTGTTGCAAAAAGCGGGAGATTTGGCTAGCTCACCTAC TCTGAAGAGGCTTCTACATGGAAAGGCTGATGCCTTCCTTTCAAATGACTACTATGACTCAGATATTGCCTGGATGGAGTTG GACTCAAAATTGGATGTTACAATTGGTCCATACGAGACTTATGAAGATGGACTTTTTGGATACAAG GCAACATTTGAGGCATTTATTGGAGTTCGAGATGATAAAGCTACAGAACAAGTTAAACTCTTTGGTGATCAGTTACAG TTCTTAGAGAAAAACCTTCCAATGGACGATGTTTACAAGTCAGAGGATGTGATTGCTGCCCCTATTCGAGTCATCCAGCTGCTTTATAACTCTGGC GATGTGAAGGGCCCCCAGACTGTTGCATTTAATCTTCCAAATGATGAGCGCATTGTAAATGATCGAGGGACATCCATGGTCATGCTCAAGAATGTCTCTGAGGCAAA GTTCAAGCTTATTCTTCAGCCAATAGCTGATGTATGTATTTCAAAGGAACAACGGGAATTTGTAGACTTTGACTCTTTCTTCACTCATACAATTTGCCATGAATGTTGCCATGGAATTGGACCTCACACAATAAAACTTCCAAATGGAAAGCAGTCTACAGTTAGACTG GAGCTACAAGAACTTCATTCGGCATTGGAAGAAGCAAAAGCAGATATTGTTGGTCTTTGGGCCCTAAAATTTTTAATTGACAAG GAATTGCTTCCAAAGAGTTTGGTCAAATCCATGTATGTTTCCTTCCTAGCTGGGTGTTTTCGCTCCGTACGTTTTGGATTGGGGGAAGCTCATGG GAAAGGGCAGGCACTGCAGTTCAACTATCTGTTTGAAAATGGCGCAATTGTTTTGCATCCTGATGAAACATTCTCTGTTAATTTTGACAAG GTTGAAGGTGTAGTTGAGAGCTTAAGCAGAGAGATTCTTACCATTCAAGCAAGAGGTGACAAAAACATGGCCAGAATAATTCTTCAAAAATACAGTGTGATGACACAGCCACTTAAAGATGCATTGAGAAAGTTGGAACTCGTTCAG GTGCCAGTGGATATAATTCCTGAATTCCCAATAGCTGACGAAATTTTGCAGAAATTTACTGAAGATTGA
- the LOC113704488 gene encoding nudix hydrolase 3-like isoform X2, whose translation MAAAGAEDAVLKQEEYLDVLTKTREKTGISKPRGDVHRDGDYHGAVHVWIYSESTHELLLQQRADCKDSWPGLWDISSAGHISAGDSSLFSAMRELHEELGILLPKDAFELIFVFLQECVINGGTFINNEFNDVYVVTTLDPIPLEAFTLQESEVSAVKYLSVEEYRDLLAKEDPDYVPYDVNGGYHQVFEIISERYRENLESRSLTLEKQLSRYAQISLSAELTGLTSADKEALALLIKAAAIMDDIFCLQVWYSNPSLRNWLKEHANKSQLDKLKWNYYQVNKSPWSCLDENKAFLTTADSAIKLLPEATKPVAGWKGLQYRTAFPVVKPPGANFYPPDMDKKEFELWKNSLSEDQKKEAIGFFNVIKWHSEIFLDKAESLDVVVGTNYAHDLYIVPYSKEYKSLLGKAADLLQKAGDLASSPTLKRLLHGKADAFLSNDYYDSDIAWMELDSKLDVTIGPYETYEDGLFGYKATFEAFIGVRDDKATEQVKLFGDQLQFLEKNLPMDDVYKSEDVIAAPIRVIQLLYNSGDVKGPQTVAFNLPNDERIVNDRGTSMVMLKNVSEAKFKLILQPIADVCISKEQREFVDFDSFFTHTICHECCHGIGPHTIKLPNGKQSTVRLELQELHSALEEAKADIVGLWALKFLIDKELLPKSLVKSMYVSFLAGCFRSVRFGLGEAHGKGQALQFNYLFENGAIVLHPDETFSVNFDKVEGVVESLSREILTIQARGDKNMARIILQKYSVMTQPLKDALRKLELVQVPVDIIPEFPIADEILQKFTED comes from the exons atggCTGCAGCAGGAGCAGAAGATGCGGTACTCAAACAAGAAGAGTACCTTGATGTCCTCACTAAAACTCGTGAGAAAACTGGCATTTCAAAACCCAG GGGAGATGTTCATAGAGACGGGGACTACCATGGAGCTGTTCATGTGTGGATATATTCCGAGAGTACTCATGAATTACTTCTTCAACAACGTGCTGACTGTAAGGATTCATGGCCTGGGTTGTGGGATATATCTAGTGCTGGTCATATATCTGCTGGCGATTCTTCCCTATTCTCAGCAAT GAGGGAGCTTCATGAAGAGCTTGGGATACTACTTCCAAAGGACGCCTTTGAattgatttttgttttccttcaagAGTG TGTGATAAATGGTGGTACATTCATTAACAACGAATTTAATGATGTATATGTGGTTACGACATTGGATCCAATTCCTTTGGAGGCTTTTACTCTTCAG GAATCAGAAGTTTCAGCTGTGAAATATCTCTCTGTGGAGGAATACAGAGATTTGCTTGCTAAAGAAGACCCTGACTATGTGCCATATGATGTAAATGGTGGATATCATCAAGTCTTTGAAATAATTAGTGAAAG GTACAGAGAAAATCTGGAATCTCGGAGTTTGACACTAGAAAAGCAGCTCAGTCGTTATGCTCAGATCTCCCTCAGTGCAGAG TTGACGGGCCTTACAAGTGCAGATAAAGAAGCTCTAGCATTACTGATTAAGGCTGCAGCCATCATGGATGACATTTTTTGTCTTCAG GTTTGGTACAGCAACCCATCCTTGAGAAATTGGCTAAAGGAACACGCTAACAAAAGTCAGTTGGACAAGTTGAAGTGGAATTATTATCAAGTTAATAAATCTCCATG GTCTTGTCTTGATGAAAATAAGGCATTTTTGACAACTGCCGACTCTGCTATTAAGCTGCTTCCTGAAGCTACAAAGCCAGTAGCAGGGTGGAAAGGCCTCCAGTATAGAACAGCATTTCCTGTTGTGAAACCACCTGGTGCAAATTTCTACCCCCCAGATATGGACAAAAAG GAATTTGAATTGTGGAAGAACAGTCTCTCAGAGGATCAGAAAAAGGAAGCAATTGGCTTTTTCAATGTTATAAAATGGCATAGTGAAATTTTTCTGGATAAAGCTGAGTCTCTTGATGTAGTGGTTGGCACCAATTATGCTCATGATCTTTATATTGTCCCTTACTCCAAAGAGTACAAGTCCTTGCTTGGAAAAGCTGCTGACCTGTTGCAAAAAGCGGGAGATTTGGCTAGCTCACCTAC TCTGAAGAGGCTTCTACATGGAAAGGCTGATGCCTTCCTTTCAAATGACTACTATGACTCAGATATTGCCTGGATGGAGTTG GACTCAAAATTGGATGTTACAATTGGTCCATACGAGACTTATGAAGATGGACTTTTTGGATACAAG GCAACATTTGAGGCATTTATTGGAGTTCGAGATGATAAAGCTACAGAACAAGTTAAACTCTTTGGTGATCAGTTACAG TTCTTAGAGAAAAACCTTCCAATGGACGATGTTTACAAGTCAGAGGATGTGATTGCTGCCCCTATTCGAGTCATCCAGCTGCTTTATAACTCTGGC GATGTGAAGGGCCCCCAGACTGTTGCATTTAATCTTCCAAATGATGAGCGCATTGTAAATGATCGAGGGACATCCATGGTCATGCTCAAGAATGTCTCTGAGGCAAA GTTCAAGCTTATTCTTCAGCCAATAGCTGATGTATGTATTTCAAAGGAACAACGGGAATTTGTAGACTTTGACTCTTTCTTCACTCATACAATTTGCCATGAATGTTGCCATGGAATTGGACCTCACACAATAAAACTTCCAAATGGAAAGCAGTCTACAGTTAGACTG GAGCTACAAGAACTTCATTCGGCATTGGAAGAAGCAAAAGCAGATATTGTTGGTCTTTGGGCCCTAAAATTTTTAATTGACAAG GAATTGCTTCCAAAGAGTTTGGTCAAATCCATGTATGTTTCCTTCCTAGCTGGGTGTTTTCGCTCCGTACGTTTTGGATTGGGGGAAGCTCATGG GAAAGGGCAGGCACTGCAGTTCAACTATCTGTTTGAAAATGGCGCAATTGTTTTGCATCCTGATGAAACATTCTCTGTTAATTTTGACAAG GTTGAAGGTGTAGTTGAGAGCTTAAGCAGAGAGATTCTTACCATTCAAGCAAGAGGTGACAAAAACATGGCCAGAATAATTCTTCAAAAATACAGTGTGATGACACAGCCACTTAAAGATGCATTGAGAAAGTTGGAACTCGTTCAG GTGCCAGTGGATATAATTCCTGAATTCCCAATAGCTGACGAAATTTTGCAGAAATTTACTGAAGATTGA